One Brassica oleracea var. oleracea cultivar TO1000 chromosome C7, BOL, whole genome shotgun sequence genomic window carries:
- the LOC106301167 gene encoding neurofilament medium polypeptide — MAVWRIITRSYLKYASTRLTRNYSQVCLATSLTHVVKQTKLSSFDIPHSDISRKPSKLFDNVRLFATSAQIRKKEEEVESDGPRLNDKITAETVRLVSEEGHCIVSLKEARRRAKELKHDLIEVQRDANPPVCKIADYAHEKYKKAQVGKERAKAKRAEVTIRPEVKEIRFTPKIDAKDLQFKAKQALKLMESGYRVKCHAVPDKDKKKELEPEKLLELLSRFTCYIKDALVEFGPEADKCNAVVVVRHAKFGPPKKGKAIKLKEMNIKTAAKIKDDSPKLDSSEADDDQGVVIEETPEPVKIQNRYAKSEPSNDFSGGRDAKRVEPQAPERPRFQNQAPNQQPSGRFDPQSPKQPPGPSRPRFPNQQPSGRFDPQSPSQPPSPPRPRFPDRGPNQQSSGPSPDSDLDRQGPPPRFQNQYPNQQATGRFGVQPPKPPPRSPPPPRPPTRLPNETSNQQPTGPGRATGEAPSYGIFSTPNTK; from the exons ATGGCGGTTTGGCGTATAATCACTCGGTCGTACCTCAAGTACGCGTCAACACGACTAACCAGGAACTACAGTCAAGTCTGTCTTGCTACCTCTCTCACTCATGTCGTGAAGCAGACAAAGTTGTCTTCTTTCGACATCCCACATTCAGACATCTCTAGAAAGCCTTCTAAACTCTTCGATAATGTCAGGTTGTTTGCCACGTCAGCTCAG ATAAGGAAGAAGGAGGAGGAAGTTGAATCTGATGGTCCACGTCTCAATGACAAGATTACTGCCGAGACTGTTAGATTGGTTTCAGAGGAAG GACACTGCATTGTATCATTGAAGGAAGCTCGCAGACGGGCTAAGGAGCTCAAGCATGACTTAATTGAG GTCCAGAGAGATGCTAACCCACCAGTGTGTAAAATTGCAGACTACGCCCATGAGAAGTACAAAAAGGCTCAAGTAGGAAAGGAGCGTGCTAAGGCCAAG AGGGCTGAAGTAACCATTCGACCTGAGGTCAAGGAAATTCGATTTACTCCAAAGATT GATGCAAAGGACTTACAGTTCAAAGCAAAGCAAGCATTGAAACTGATGGAAAGCGGATATCGTGTGAAG TGCCATGCAGTTCCTGACAAGGACAAGAAGAAGGAGCTTGAACCAGAGAAGCTGCTTGAGTTACTATCTCGCTTCACTTGTTAT ATCAAAGACGCGCTTGTGGAGTTCGGGCCAGAGGCGGATAAATGTAACGCCGTTGTGGTAGTTAGACACGCCAAGTTTGGACCGCCCAAGAAAGGAAAGGCGATAAAACTCAAGGAAATGAACATAAAAACTGCAGCAAAAATAAAAGACGATTCACCAAAGCTTGACAGCTCAGAAGCTGATGATGATCAGGGAGTAGTTATAGAGGAGACACCCGAACCAGTTAAAATACAGAACAGGTATGCAAAAAGTGAACCGAGCAATGACTTCTCAGGAGGTAGAGATGCAAAACGGGTTGAACCTCAGGCTCCAGAACGTCCTCGGTTCCAAAACCAAGCTCCAAACCAACAACCCAGTGGGCGGTTTGATCCTCAGTCTCCAAAGCAGCCTCCAGGTCCATCACGGCCTCGGTTCCCAAACCAACAACCTTCTGGGAGGTTTGATCCTCAGTCTCCAAGCCAGCCTCCAAGTCCACCACGGCCTCGGTTCCCAGACCGAGGTCCAAATCAGCAATCCTCTGGGCCGTCTCCAGACAGCGACCTTGACCGGCAAGGTCCTCCACCTCGATTCCAAAACCAGTATCCAAATCAACAAGCTACTGGTCGGTTTGGAGTCCAGCCACCAAAGCCGCCGCCCCGATCTCCACCACCACCACGTCCACCAACCCGGTTGCCAAATGAAACATCGAACCAACAACCTACAGGCCCTGGAAGAGCTACTGGTGAGGCTCCAAGTTATGGGATCTTCAGCACCCCAAATACGAAGTAG